The Streptomyces sp. NBC_01591 genome window below encodes:
- the qcrB gene encoding cytochrome bc1 complex cytochrome b subunit, with the protein MPLRRRKAQLKARAGKTAVSGYGAVDGRLPVSELARQLLRKAFPDHWSFLLGEIALYSFVVLLLTGVYLTLFFDPSMMESVYTGSYVPLQGVRMTQAYTTTLDISFAVRGGLLIRQIHHWAALVFVAAIAVHMLRIFFTGAFRKPREANWIVGVTLFVLALLEGFAGYSLPDDLLSGTGLRTAATIVGSIPVVGTYLELFVFDGQFPGDAVIPRLYPVHVLLVPGLIVALITAHLILVVYLKHTHWAGQGKTNENAVGSPAFPHFTAKTTGFFLMVFGVLTLLGALAQINPVWNYGPYRANQVSGNAQPDWYVGFLEGALRLMPPWETDIAGHTVMWNVFIPAIVLPGVVFTVLFLYPFFEKWVTGDRREHHLCDRPRNRPTRTGLGVAAIVFYAVLLVAGGNDVVAFSFRVSVEAMTWILRTALIAAPLLAFALTKRLCLALQMRDLHRLTEGEETGQVTQSVNGGLSESRRGLSPTARYRILMRDVPTPLELPAEGPISSRRRLRTVLSGWYYGDLVELPVTEEQRSRIAERTTRPEPVRERED; encoded by the coding sequence ATGCCCCTGCGGAGGCGTAAGGCGCAGCTGAAGGCCCGGGCCGGGAAGACGGCGGTCAGTGGTTACGGTGCGGTGGATGGGCGCCTGCCCGTCAGCGAGCTGGCCCGGCAGTTGCTGCGCAAGGCCTTTCCCGACCATTGGTCCTTTCTCCTCGGTGAGATCGCCCTCTACTCCTTTGTGGTCCTGCTCCTCACCGGCGTGTACCTCACTCTGTTCTTCGACCCGAGCATGATGGAGAGCGTCTACACCGGTTCCTATGTGCCCCTTCAGGGGGTGAGGATGACGCAGGCCTACACCACCACCCTCGACATCAGCTTCGCCGTGCGCGGAGGCCTGCTGATCCGTCAGATCCACCACTGGGCGGCACTCGTGTTCGTCGCCGCGATCGCCGTCCATATGCTGCGGATCTTCTTCACCGGCGCCTTCCGTAAACCGCGGGAGGCCAACTGGATCGTGGGCGTGACACTGTTCGTACTCGCGCTTCTCGAAGGATTCGCGGGCTACTCGCTGCCCGACGACCTGCTGTCCGGTACGGGCCTGAGGACGGCGGCCACCATTGTGGGGTCGATCCCTGTCGTCGGAACGTACCTGGAGCTGTTTGTCTTCGACGGACAGTTCCCGGGCGATGCCGTGATCCCCCGTCTGTACCCCGTGCATGTCCTGCTCGTGCCCGGCCTGATCGTGGCGCTGATCACCGCTCATCTCATCCTGGTGGTCTATCTCAAACACACCCACTGGGCGGGTCAGGGGAAGACCAACGAAAACGCCGTCGGCTCACCGGCGTTTCCTCACTTCACCGCGAAGACCACAGGTTTTTTCCTCATGGTGTTCGGCGTACTGACGTTGCTGGGCGCGCTCGCCCAGATCAACCCCGTATGGAACTACGGCCCCTACCGCGCCAACCAGGTCTCGGGTAACGCACAGCCGGACTGGTATGTCGGGTTCCTGGAGGGCGCGCTCCGGCTGATGCCGCCATGGGAGACCGACATTGCGGGCCACACCGTCATGTGGAATGTGTTCATTCCGGCGATCGTGCTGCCAGGCGTGGTCTTCACAGTGCTGTTCCTCTATCCCTTTTTCGAGAAATGGGTGACGGGCGACCGCAGGGAACACCATCTGTGCGACCGGCCGCGCAATCGGCCGACCCGTACGGGGCTCGGCGTGGCGGCCATCGTCTTCTACGCCGTTCTCCTGGTCGCCGGCGGCAACGACGTCGTAGCCTTCTCGTTCAGGGTTTCGGTCGAGGCCATGACCTGGATCCTCAGAACCGCGCTGATCGCCGCCCCACTCCTGGCCTTCGCGCTGACCAAACGCCTCTGCCTCGCCCTTCAGATGCGGGACCTCCATCGGCTGACCGAAGGTGAGGAGACCGGCCAGGTGACACAGTCGGTGAACGGCGGTCTCTCGGAGAGCCGCCGTGGCCTGAGCCCGACAGCCCGCTACCGCATCCTGATGCGTGATGTCCCGACGCCCCTGGAGCTCCCCGCGGAGGGCCCGATCTCGAGTCGGCGACGGCTTCGGACCGTACTGAGCGGCTGGTACTACGGGGACCTCGTGGAACTGCCCGTCACGGAGGAGCAACGGTCCCGGATCGCGGAGCGGACGACACGGCCGGAGCCGGTCCGCGAACGCGAGGACTGA
- a CDS encoding cytochrome c oxidase subunit 4 — protein MKTEAIVFAGVAGFFLVTDVLYAVWSRDPTGTAALTVSFLMALLVTFFFATNYRRKGLRPEDRGDGYIHERSGPVDFFPPHSIWPSLTAAGMAVLAIGVVFGLWLFLIGLGLVLAGVFGMVFQYVRVQD, from the coding sequence ATGAAGACCGAGGCCATTGTCTTCGCCGGGGTCGCGGGGTTCTTCCTCGTGACCGATGTTCTCTACGCCGTGTGGTCCCGTGATCCGACAGGCACGGCGGCTCTCACCGTCTCGTTCCTCATGGCGTTGCTGGTCACGTTCTTCTTCGCCACCAACTACCGGAGGAAGGGCCTGCGCCCCGAGGACCGCGGGGACGGGTACATCCACGAGCGGTCCGGTCCGGTGGACTTCTTTCCTCCGCACAGCATCTGGCCGTCACTGACAGCCGCGGGGATGGCCGTGCTCGCCATCGGTGTGGTGTTCGGTCTGTGGCTGTTCCTGATCGGGCTGGGCTTGGTCCTGGCGGGGGTGTTCGGAATGGTCTTCCAGTACGTGCGTGTCCAGGACTGA
- the ctaD gene encoding aa3-type cytochrome oxidase subunit I has translation MAQDLQEAASAAPVANKRINAGVRLMGWLTTTDHKVIGNLYIVTAFGFFLLAGVLAMLMRAELARPGLQIVSAEQYNQLFTVHGTIMMLLFATPMFGGFANAIMPLQIGAPDVAFPRLNALTYWLFLFGGIIVVSGFVVPGGAAHFGWFAYAPLNSAVFSPGAGGDLWTMGLVLSGISTTLASVNFITTIVCLRAPGMTMFRMPIFTWNVLFTSILALLAFPVLAATLLALEADRKFGAHVYDAANGGALLWQHLFWFFGHPEVYIVALPFFGVVSEIIPAFSRKPMFGYFGMVMATISITMLSAVVWAHHMFATGAVLLPFFSAMSFVIAVPTGVKFFNWIGTMWLGSISFEAPMLWAIGFLVTFLLGGLSGVLIASPPLDFHLTDSYFIVAHLHYVLFGTVVFAMFGGFYFWWPKLTGRMLDERIGRIHFWTLFIGFQLTFLVQHWLGEAGMPRRYADYLAADGFTLLNTISSVGSFLLGLSTLPFLYNVWRTSRYAPKVEVDDPWGFGRSLEWATSCPPPRHNFRALPRVRSDSPAFDLHHPLTPEKPGLGRGGSRSASGAEEESGE, from the coding sequence ATGGCGCAGGACCTGCAGGAAGCCGCGTCGGCCGCGCCGGTGGCCAACAAGCGCATCAATGCCGGTGTGAGACTCATGGGATGGCTGACGACCACCGACCACAAGGTCATCGGCAATCTCTACATAGTCACCGCGTTCGGGTTCTTCCTGCTGGCCGGAGTGCTGGCCATGCTCATGCGCGCGGAGCTGGCCCGGCCAGGGCTGCAGATCGTCAGCGCGGAACAGTACAACCAGCTGTTCACTGTCCACGGCACCATCATGATGCTGCTGTTCGCCACGCCGATGTTCGGCGGCTTCGCGAACGCCATCATGCCGCTTCAGATCGGCGCGCCCGACGTCGCCTTTCCCCGCCTCAACGCGCTCACCTACTGGCTCTTCCTCTTCGGCGGAATCATCGTGGTGTCCGGATTCGTGGTGCCCGGCGGCGCGGCCCACTTCGGCTGGTTCGCCTACGCACCGCTGAACAGTGCCGTCTTCTCGCCCGGCGCCGGCGGAGACCTCTGGACTATGGGCCTCGTGCTGTCGGGGATCAGTACGACCCTAGCATCCGTCAATTTCATCACTACGATCGTCTGTCTGCGTGCGCCGGGTATGACCATGTTCCGGATGCCGATCTTCACCTGGAACGTACTGTTCACCTCGATCCTCGCGCTGCTCGCGTTTCCGGTGCTCGCCGCCACCCTGCTCGCCCTAGAAGCCGACCGGAAGTTCGGGGCCCATGTTTACGACGCCGCGAACGGCGGGGCGCTGCTGTGGCAGCACCTGTTCTGGTTCTTCGGCCATCCCGAGGTCTACATTGTCGCACTGCCCTTCTTCGGAGTGGTGAGCGAGATCATTCCCGCGTTCAGCCGGAAGCCGATGTTCGGGTATTTCGGAATGGTGATGGCCACGATCAGCATCACCATGCTCTCGGCGGTTGTCTGGGCCCACCACATGTTCGCGACAGGAGCCGTTCTCCTGCCCTTCTTCTCCGCCATGTCGTTCGTCATCGCCGTGCCCACCGGTGTCAAGTTCTTCAACTGGATCGGCACCATGTGGCTCGGCAGTATCTCGTTCGAGGCACCCATGCTCTGGGCGATCGGCTTCCTCGTGACTTTTCTCCTCGGCGGCCTCAGTGGAGTGCTGATCGCCTCACCCCCGCTGGACTTCCATCTCACCGATTCGTACTTCATCGTCGCCCACCTCCATTACGTGCTCTTCGGAACAGTAGTCTTCGCGATGTTCGGCGGCTTCTACTTCTGGTGGCCCAAGTTAACCGGACGCATGCTGGATGAACGCATCGGACGTATCCATTTCTGGACCTTGTTCATCGGCTTTCAGCTGACCTTCCTGGTCCAGCACTGGCTGGGTGAGGCCGGAATGCCCCGGCGTTACGCCGACTATCTCGCGGCGGACGGCTTCACCTTGCTCAATACGATCTCGTCCGTCGGCTCCTTTCTGCTGGGCCTGTCGACACTGCCGTTCCTGTACAACGTGTGGCGCACCAGCCGTTACGCGCCCAAGGTCGAGGTGGACGACCCGTGGGGGTTCGGTCGTTCCCTGGAGTGGGCGACCTCCTGTCCGCCCCCGAGGCACAATTTCCGGGCTTTGCCCCGCGTGCGTTCCGACTCGCCGGCCTTCGACCTGCACCATCCCCTCACGCCGGAGAAGCCGGGCCTCGGCCGAGGCGGGTCCCGCTCTGCATCGGGCGCTGAAGAGGAGTCGGGCGAATGA